CTCCATcacatcctctcctctgccctcaGCGAGGGTGGACGGGATGGGGGTCGTTAAGGGCACGGTGCAGGTGCACAGACACTCAGTGCTGAACACTCAGAGAACTTTGGGTTTGGGTGTGGCTAAAGTCAACATGCCTGCCTCAGCGTCGCCACCTAAACCACGTCCACCACCCACTGCTTCTCCGCTTGTGGCCCCAGGATCAAAGATGGGGCTCTCCACTCCCCCTTCTGGCCTCCTGAAAggcagcaataataataaagccAACAGTGGCGACACACTCATCATCACATCGCCTCAGTCACGGCTACACACCCTCTCGTCTCCCTCACACATGACCCCCAAAACCTTCCAGACGCCTCGTCTGCTGCAGACCCCACAGAGTAAATCCTCGCCCTCCCTTTCTGGAGGGACGCTCTCTGGAGTCCAACCCCAGCCGCAGTCTAACTTCATCACCCCTATGCACGCGACTCTCACCAAGTCCACCCACAGCAGCATCCCACCCATCGTCAAACTCACTCCACGCATGCCCAACCTCGCTGTGACCACTACCACCTCAGCATCGCCCTCCATCTCTCAAAGCCCCAGGTCTCAGGCAACCCCCTCCATACACCAGTACTCCAAAAGCCCAGCAGGGTTCCGCCCGCCGTTCTCAGGTGCCCAAGGTGGAGCAACCAAGCCGGGGCAAGGCAGCTACACTCCTCCGGGCAGCCAGAAGAcccccaacaacaacagcaccaccaacaccagCCTTATTAACACCATATCCATAAGCAAGCATTCAGGATCCAGTGCCCCCCCCACAGCAGCCTCTGCCAACCCAGGCCAGCGTCCGAGGCCAGGGGGCGGTACACCTCAGGGGGCCAAGCCAGTCGCGTCTGTCCCATCGtcatctgtctcctctcagcTGCCACAGGTTTGTATTGTCCAGATTAGTAACCTGTAGCGCGTCAGTCGTTTTGTCCAAATGCATCATCACTCAGCACATTGACTTGGACTGCAGCAGCATGATGAGTCACCAGAGTGAGTGGCAGTAAATACCACCTAAAATGAGCACTAGTCTTATTGCCAAACTAAAACTGAGGTTGAATtcatttaaagggtcagttcacccaaatcacaaacGTGCCCTTGCCCTTAGTGGTGTGTAGCCATTTAAGTTTTATTtcgatcaatcaatctttcAAAAAGCAGCAGCTTTTGGTAATTTTGTGCCGATAATACTCATTCTTGTGCTTAAATTTTTTGATAGAGTTGTTGTACAATGCAGCATTGTCATTTATACTTAATCTGAGTACATACAtgggaaaatattttattgtgaCTGGGGTGAACTGTAAGTCACATGAGAAAAGTTTGGGAAGAAGTAAACAAGGTTATCAGAATAAGATATTGTAGATGTTGTTCATTTTACTTCTCCTTATGAATGTAATAACTGTGCTTTttgacacagcacacacaaatgtgtggCTTGTAAGGATGTTCACTCTTGTGCGCAGGTTTCCACGGCAGGTAGCGGCAGTCTGCTCAGCTCACCTGGGTCTCTTCCCCTGGGGTTTGGGATGCTGGGGGGCCTGGTGCCCGTATCCCTGCCCTTCCAGTTCCCCCCACTGCTAAACCTGCCTTCACTGGGTACGGCAGGCTCCAGCACGGCAGCCAGCGGCTCTGCAGCCAGTAGCAATGCATCGTTCTCCACCCTGACCCAGAGTGAGTGACCCACACAGGGCAGAAACAGGGATACTGTACTGAATACTGTACTGAAGCTAAAATGATGCACCACACATATGTTTCAAATTGGGGGCAGGTGTTAAATCTAATAATAATGTggagtgtgttttcattcagtagGCAGGCGCTGTGTGTAGGTCGCTCTGCTGTTGTCTGTTCCTGTACaggctttgttttgtgttacatGTTATAGCACCATTTGTTTTATCACCATATTGTGTGTCAAATGTAAGCTTGTGGTTTTTCTCCAGTCTGACATTATTCCACTTTGTTTGCCTCATTTCCCcaaatttctctttttcctgtttatCCTACCAACCCGATTTCGAttacccccacccccacccccaccccacccgtCACTCGCTCTGCTTCATATTTCTTCTATCTGTATCCCCTCCTCTGTTTGGCTGtcattacccccccccccctgcccatTTTTTGTCTGTTCCTCTGTCACCTCCCTCCTTGTTCCCCTGTCCTGTCTCCTCAGATCTGTATAAGAGTCTCCAGTCAGGGTCTCAGGTTGCTCTGCCTCCTCACTTGCAGCTCGCTTTCTCAGGTAAAATCTGACCTCCTCCCTCCAACCGCAAAGCCTGCTCCATTTACTCCCTCCCCCTgccttccttttctcttctcaagTGTCTGGTGTTCTGTCCTAGGTTGTCCTCCTTTTTCTCGTCTCATCCTGTTCTCTGCTCGTCTGTTGGTGGCAGCATGCCTTTTTACGTAGTCATTGTAGCCGTCCTCCATAATGCCTGTTTTTGTCCGTCACTGCTCTACACTGACATTTCAAGAACTGTATTGTTCCCGTCCAGATGTCAGTCAAAGCCAGGGAGGGGACGCTAAGAGGAAGCCTCTATGATACCGCTGGATTCCAACACCCGGCGGATGCTGTCTAATGAAATGACAAAGTGTTGGGACAAATCAGGATGGAGCGTGACTTTGGGTGGCAGACGGACAGACCACTCGCAGCAGAGGTCTGGGATGAGGACTGGGTTACACTTAAGATACTTGATCTGAGAAGATCAGCTCAACCTTTTCATGAATGCCACAGCTGACTAtaacttttttaaatgatttgataACTTTTAAATACTATTCTTCATAGAACTgttaaatgaaatgacaaatacaGTTTGTCAATGTTTACAAGATAGACCTATATCACTGTGGACAGGGAGAAGGAATGAATGGGAtttttaggtgtgtgtgtgtatgagggttTGGATGTGTCTGGTTAGTGGGACTGAAAGTGTGCCTTTGGTAtgcctccctctctgatgcATGGTCAGTGTGTCTATTTGGTGCTGTTTTTATCATAATGTAATTATCACTGATACCTGTAAGAAATGTAAACTGCAAATTgaatttgagcttttttttttctttttctttcaatgaGAGCTGTACACCTTTTCATTGtacatgcatttgtttgtgtataGAACTCAAACCtacttttaattaaaatcttTCCCTTCACAATGGACTAATTTTATGCAAGCTTAAAATGTACCATTTTCCACTTTACTCCCTGCAATACAAATGCAGCTGGTACAGAATCTAACAGAACTGAGGCACAACACCACACATTAATGGGCAGTGTAGATTTAATTGACACCTTAATTTGGCTCTTAAATCAAATTCAATTAATCAACCCTAACTTAACCCAGGCATGAcaactttgaaaaataattcaaCAATAATCATCAATGTACACTATGTTTCTGAAACACCTTTTGACACCAGATCAAGTTACCAGTCCAACAAATAACAAGCAAgacaaaaatgatacaaaaaagagaaaatggtcTGTAAATCTAAGCAGTTTGTGAAAGACTTAATGTGATGAAGGGTTTCTCGAACTGGCAGTATGAGAAGGTCAGGATTGGCCGGAGCTTCTCCCAGATGGTTTTCCCCCTCAAAACACTGTGGCTTCACGTCCACCTCTCGAACCTACTTGACCAGAGGTCTGGTTTTATCGTCATCGCCACACTGGTGGGCTTTGTACTTTTTTACCTCTGCCATGTACTTTGACCAAGCATCGCTCTTGCCTGGCTCAGCCTggagggtgagagggagaggaagcaCAAGGTGATTAACAGCCGGGTCAAAAGTGCACCATTCAATTcgacaccaccaccaccaccaccaccaccaccaccaagtCCACTCACCTCTGTGTCGTGTTTCTGCTTCTTCGCAACCATGCCGGTCTTTAGGAACACACCGCCTCTGCGCTTCCCCACCTGGGTTAGGGGATAGAAGACTGAAACCGTTATAGGAGCCCTTGCACATGGACTGCCAATGAAGGAGACTACACCAGAGCAGAAGATCTACATTTAGTCTCTTGCCGCACCACCAGCGAAACCATCATCAGTGAGGAGCATCCCTAGTCTTGACTGATCTTCAAATATTACATTCTATCACAACGTGATCATACAATACTTTAGTATTACTAAGCACTGGGATGTGTGTGAAATGCTGCTGGCAATCAATGACGTTACTGAAACGTTGGCCATTACTTCAGGATACAATAACTCAAGTGCCACTTTGAGTAAGACTGTCAATCAGTGCATGGTGCTTCGGTCTGGATGTGTGCTGAACTACAGCTATCTCATCTTACAACTGCCAAACCCCTTACAAAGCTCGTCACAGGAGGGGGCTTCTTTTCCACTGATGTCTGTCCTTGCTCGGTGGCTCTCGCGTCTCCACCTGTTTGCTCCGTCTCcgtctttttcctcttctcctcctccatcttcttcttgaACATCTCCATGAAGCTGCCGTCGTTAGCGAACACGTTGCCCCCGGGCACCGCGGGCCCCGAGGCTTTGCTTGCTGCTGGGCTGCTGGAGGGGGACGCCGGGCTGCCGCAGCTGGAATCCCCGCTGCTGCCTCCGCTTGTTTGAGGTTTGACGTGTGCGCGCTTTGAATCCATTTTCCTGGGCGTAGTGTTTATGAACGGGCGCAGACGAGCGGCTCAACAGGAGGATGTGTCCGTTTTGGAAAGTATGGCTTTGTTGGGAAGTTGGCCTTCAACGGACACCACTGTCAGCGCGCTGCAAGACGGGCTGGACCCCGCCCgcaaaacaatagaaaaaaaggtCCGGagtcagacaaaacagacacacagtccagtTCAGAAAATTTGGGTATTTTTGAGATAAGTACCAAataaaaaaaggctaaaaaatGCTCCACAATGTAGGCCGTccctgacaaaaacaaaagcaggcgCTGGTTCGGCTGCTAACGTGGCTAACACTGCGGGCTAATGCCCGGCACAGTAACGCCTTTACGGACGAACAAACCCAACGTGAACCTCCGATTCACATGCGGGTTGTATCCAAATGTAACATCACAATTAACGGGCACCGCAGATTTCGCGTACCTGCAGCACAGACTAGGAGGTTCGCTGATTTCTAGCAACGCTTTTCGCTAACTTTCGCCATCCATCAGTTGCTGTCGGCCATGTTCAATCTCCCCTTGATGATGTCACGTCGCGATTGTTGCGCCCCCTGCTGTGCCGGAAGTGACActgatatttcaaaataaaataaaaaaatcccaAGTGAATTTATTCGAGTGCGGTTATAACATGTTGCACATCCACAATAGAATACAAACTTCTGAATGTGTATAAGTGCACATATACACCACCTCTGTCCTGGTATTCCATAA
This genomic window from Pempheris klunzingeri isolate RE-2024b chromosome 17, fPemKlu1.hap1, whole genome shotgun sequence contains:
- the trir gene encoding telomerase RNA component interacting RNase codes for the protein MDSKRAHVKPQTSGGSSGDSSCGSPASPSSSPAASKASGPAVPGGNVFANDGSFMEMFKKKMEEEKRKKTETEQTGGDARATEQGQTSVEKKPPPVTSFVGKRRGGVFLKTGMVAKKQKHDTEAEPGKSDAWSKYMAEVKKYKAHQCGDDDKTRPLVK